A stretch of Bradyrhizobium sp. AZCC 2262 DNA encodes these proteins:
- a CDS encoding AAA family ATPase — protein sequence MLQRNSDLPYVIPDEPAARPAVESWKYPTVDLREMGRILRRRYKMMALPAATLLGLAVIYLLFATTLYTATSTVLVDPRRANVVETNQSVLSNFGTDDATIESQTLLIQSVAILVRVVGKLKLTEDPEFMPKPGLLDPIKRLLFSSSGPSDGASPEDAARARSVEILQKRMKVIRQGTTFLVDIAVSSESPQKAATIANAIADAYFEEQVRAKYDATRIAATWLNGQIDELKSRVVASEKAVEDYRSANNLMVSQGVTLNDQQITDLNNKLIAARVQTAEARAKYEQVQDIAKSGGDPGGINAAISSEMITKLRTQYADIAKNEADLSSKYGARHPLVANVRAQRRDTQRLINEEIRRILDSTKHDYDVARSRETSLQQSLDQLQGVSTSSGQAQVRLRELQREAEANRTQYESYLARSKETTAQESLEMPDSRVVTKASIPIRPSSPKTMLILGLAVMLGLGAGTVLAFLADYLDGRIKTLEQLEAISGVPALAAVPLIGARELARLARRGRNELGRYDPKSTKLLPAPLQPPLTRYAIDEPGTFFAEAIRAVRLALQRTMRSQPVRVVQVTSALDSEGKTTLAINLAQSLALLGIRTLLIDGDLRNPQVTRALCPRADAGLLEVAVGQTAPEHAVLVDPSTGLSILPSTRIKEVEFITELMFSDRIVDVLDYFRHRYELIVIDSPPLVPLVDGRALAELADRIILALAWDQTPGEVLSHAMDLLSPVSDRIMGTVLTRVDLRRLQFYDYYRSSAYLKPYGSASLHAGAAR from the coding sequence ATGTTACAGCGCAATTCTGACCTGCCCTATGTGATCCCGGACGAGCCTGCCGCCCGCCCCGCCGTGGAAAGCTGGAAGTATCCGACTGTCGATCTGCGCGAGATGGGCCGCATCCTGCGCCGCCGCTATAAGATGATGGCGCTGCCGGCCGCCACCCTGCTCGGGCTGGCGGTGATCTATCTGTTGTTCGCGACCACTCTCTATACAGCAACATCGACCGTGCTGGTCGATCCGCGCCGCGCCAACGTTGTCGAGACCAACCAGTCCGTGCTGTCGAATTTTGGCACCGACGACGCGACCATCGAAAGCCAGACGCTGCTGATCCAGTCGGTTGCGATCCTGGTGCGTGTCGTCGGCAAACTTAAGTTAACCGAAGATCCGGAGTTCATGCCAAAGCCCGGCCTCCTCGATCCAATCAAGCGGCTGTTGTTCAGCAGCAGCGGGCCAAGCGACGGGGCCAGCCCGGAAGACGCGGCGAGAGCGCGATCGGTGGAGATCCTGCAGAAGCGGATGAAGGTGATAAGGCAGGGCACTACCTTCCTCGTCGACATCGCCGTCAGTTCGGAATCGCCGCAGAAAGCCGCAACCATCGCCAACGCGATTGCGGACGCGTATTTCGAGGAGCAGGTTCGCGCCAAATACGATGCGACGCGCATTGCCGCCACCTGGCTCAACGGCCAGATCGACGAGTTGAAGTCGAGGGTCGTCGCTTCCGAAAAGGCGGTCGAGGATTATCGCTCCGCCAATAATCTGATGGTGTCGCAGGGCGTTACGCTCAACGACCAGCAGATCACTGACCTCAACAACAAGCTGATCGCCGCGCGCGTGCAAACGGCGGAGGCGCGGGCCAAGTATGAGCAGGTGCAGGACATCGCGAAGTCGGGCGGCGATCCCGGCGGCATCAACGCGGCCATTTCATCGGAAATGATCACGAAACTGCGCACCCAATATGCCGACATCGCCAAGAACGAAGCCGACCTGTCGAGCAAATATGGCGCGCGTCATCCCCTCGTCGCCAACGTCCGGGCGCAGCGGCGCGATACCCAGAGGCTGATCAACGAGGAAATCCGCCGAATACTTGACAGCACCAAGCACGACTACGACGTGGCCCGCTCCCGCGAGACCTCACTGCAACAAAGCCTCGACCAGCTCCAGGGCGTGTCCACTTCCTCGGGGCAAGCGCAGGTGCGCTTACGTGAGCTGCAGCGCGAGGCAGAGGCCAATCGCACGCAGTATGAATCCTATCTGGCACGCTCCAAGGAAACGACGGCGCAAGAGAGCCTGGAGATGCCGGATTCCCGGGTCGTGACCAAGGCCAGCATTCCGATCAGGCCGTCGTCACCCAAGACGATGCTGATCCTCGGCCTTGCCGTGATGCTCGGCCTCGGCGCCGGCACCGTGCTGGCGTTTCTCGCCGACTATCTCGACGGGCGCATCAAGACGCTCGAACAGCTCGAAGCCATTTCAGGCGTGCCCGCGCTTGCCGCGGTGCCGTTGATCGGCGCGCGCGAGCTGGCCCGTCTTGCACGGCGCGGACGCAACGAACTCGGCCGCTATGATCCGAAGAGCACGAAACTTCTGCCGGCACCGCTGCAGCCGCCGTTGACGCGCTACGCGATCGACGAGCCCGGCACGTTCTTCGCGGAAGCGATCCGCGCCGTTCGCCTTGCGCTGCAACGGACGATGCGATCGCAGCCGGTGAGAGTCGTGCAGGTCACCTCCGCGCTCGACAGCGAAGGCAAGACCACGCTTGCCATCAACCTGGCACAGTCGCTGGCCCTGCTCGGTATCCGAACGCTCCTCATTGATGGCGACCTCCGCAACCCGCAGGTGACCCGCGCCCTCTGTCCGCGCGCCGATGCCGGACTTTTGGAAGTCGCGGTCGGCCAGACCGCGCCGGAACACGCCGTGCTGGTGGATCCCAGCACCGGGCTTTCGATTCTGCCGTCCACACGGATCAAGGAGGTCGAGTTCATCACGGAGCTGATGTTCTCCGACCGGATCGTCGATGTGCTCGATTACTTCCGTCACCGCTACGAATTGATCGTGATCGATTCGCCGCCGCTGGTGCCCCTGGTCGATGGCCGCGCGCTCGCCGAACTGGCCGATCGCATCATTCTGGCGCTGGCCTGGGACCAGACCCCGG
- a CDS encoding outer membrane beta-barrel protein: MPAPVAAILLGLGSSANAQAIPWTNGEFASPWSAQKIFEPSSLPDRTDPDNREEVPPEDVPVKKRQQPGYEPVGIRSGSWMFNPALTAGTFYDSNVFSSNTTQRSDIAAVIEPTLRAHSLWGRHGVDLKLDAQSTVYNQFSSLNQTNASLKGNGWLDITNDTMLLGSFQIAHLNEGVGTLSSPANAISPTPYNLMSGDVTLRKEFNRLTTSVGLRADSYDFGSTRAQDGTVINQDARDGQIYALHSRIDYAISSTLGWFGGVEGNQRDIRGTPGHTLDSQGYRALTGITVGLSNLVTGEFGAGYVQQRFDDPSIGDIEGPSYRARLTWRPTRLLDVHFNAEQLVTQTTDTSATGVLANAMQLGLDYELRRNVIVSLAGGYENDKFFGQLRKDNVLTSDTRVKYLVNRFAAVSAYYRFTKRDSDIPVFTFDKHLVGMNVTAQF; encoded by the coding sequence TTGCCCGCCCCAGTGGCTGCAATCCTGCTCGGTCTTGGATCGTCAGCGAATGCGCAAGCCATTCCGTGGACCAACGGAGAATTCGCCTCGCCCTGGAGCGCGCAGAAAATCTTCGAACCGTCATCGCTGCCGGACAGGACCGATCCGGACAACCGCGAAGAAGTTCCGCCCGAGGACGTGCCAGTGAAGAAGCGACAGCAACCTGGCTATGAGCCCGTCGGCATTCGCTCCGGTTCCTGGATGTTCAATCCGGCGCTGACCGCCGGCACGTTTTACGACAGCAACGTCTTTTCGTCGAACACCACGCAGCGTTCCGACATCGCGGCGGTGATCGAGCCAACGCTGCGCGCGCATTCGTTATGGGGGCGGCATGGCGTCGATCTGAAGCTGGACGCGCAGTCGACGGTCTATAACCAGTTTTCGAGCCTGAACCAGACCAATGCCAGCCTGAAGGGCAACGGCTGGCTGGACATCACCAACGACACCATGCTGCTGGGCAGCTTTCAGATCGCGCATCTGAACGAAGGCGTCGGTACGCTCAGTTCGCCCGCCAACGCCATATCGCCGACGCCGTATAACCTGATGTCCGGCGACGTCACGCTGCGCAAGGAATTCAACCGGCTGACGACATCGGTCGGCCTCCGCGCCGATTCCTACGATTTTGGGTCAACGCGTGCGCAGGACGGCACCGTCATCAACCAGGATGCCCGCGACGGGCAGATCTACGCGCTCCACAGCCGGATCGACTATGCGATCTCGTCCACCCTCGGCTGGTTCGGCGGCGTGGAAGGCAATCAGCGCGACATCCGGGGAACGCCGGGCCATACGCTGGACTCGCAAGGCTACCGTGCGCTGACCGGCATCACGGTCGGCTTGAGCAATCTGGTGACCGGCGAATTCGGCGCCGGCTATGTCCAGCAGCGCTTCGACGACCCGTCGATCGGCGATATCGAAGGCCCCTCCTACCGCGCGCGGCTGACATGGCGGCCGACGCGCCTGCTCGACGTGCACTTCAATGCCGAACAGCTCGTCACGCAGACCACTGACACCAGCGCCACCGGCGTGCTCGCCAACGCGATGCAACTCGGCCTCGACTACGAGCTGCGGCGCAACGTCATCGTCTCGCTCGCGGGCGGTTACGAGAACGACAAGTTCTTCGGTCAGCTCCGCAAGGACAACGTGCTCACGTCGGACACGCGCGTCAAATATCTCGTCAATCGTTTCGCCGCCGTTTCCGCCTACTACCGCTTCACCAAGCGCGATAGCGACATTCCCGTCTTCACCTTCGACAAACACCTGGTAGGAATGAATGTTACAGCGCAATTCTGA
- a CDS encoding polysaccharide biosynthesis/export family protein — protein sequence MQQRSSSARLTLHFLLFAFAIAGITSLSVRASAQTPPSASSADSYILGPNDRIRLKVYGETDITGEYEIDNTGQVSIPLAGHIKAAGATTRQLEKSIASALSKGIVRDPRVNVEIAQYRPYYILGEVKKSGEYPYRHGLTVMDAVASAGGFTYRANENKVFLRRSGAGAEETYPLDAPVPIFPGDNIRIPERYF from the coding sequence ATGCAGCAACGGTCGTCCAGCGCCCGCCTGACGCTTCACTTTCTTCTTTTCGCCTTTGCGATCGCCGGCATCACCAGTCTTTCGGTTCGTGCTTCAGCACAGACGCCGCCATCCGCATCATCTGCGGACAGTTACATCCTTGGCCCTAACGACCGAATCAGGCTGAAGGTCTATGGCGAGACCGACATCACCGGCGAGTATGAGATCGACAACACCGGTCAGGTTTCGATTCCACTCGCGGGCCATATAAAGGCTGCGGGCGCCACGACGCGGCAACTCGAAAAGTCGATCGCATCCGCGCTTTCAAAAGGAATCGTGCGCGATCCGCGCGTGAACGTCGAGATCGCGCAGTATCGTCCGTACTACATTCTTGGCGAAGTGAAGAAGAGCGGCGAATACCCATACCGTCATGGGTTGACGGTGATGGACGCGGTCGCAAGCGCCGGCGGATTCACATACCGGGCCAACGAGAACAAGGTCTTTCTGCGCCGCTCGGGCGCCGGCGCGGAAGAGACCTACCCTCTCGATGCGCCGGTTCCAATTTTTCCGGGTGACAACATTCGGATTCCGGAACGCTACTTCTAG
- a CDS encoding metallophosphoesterase family protein codes for MQQVSAASSRSVNASAPPDTRIYAVGDIHGRADLLSEIIARIDDDIRRRPIAHTIEVYLGDYVDRGPQSKTVIDLLTVRLVANGAVCLRGNHEAVMEGFLQDPAILEYWLPLGGMQTLASYGIELHENETAFSLHRRFLDAFPRAHELFMQCLRNQFSCGDFLFVHAGIRPGVPLDDQDPNDLIWIRDEFLDDTRSHKRFIVHGHTPVPHPEIRRNRINIDTGAWRTGALTCVAIEGSTKLFL; via the coding sequence ATGCAACAAGTGTCCGCAGCATCTTCGCGCTCCGTTAACGCTTCGGCGCCACCCGATACGCGCATCTATGCGGTCGGTGACATCCACGGCCGAGCCGATCTGTTGAGCGAGATCATTGCGCGCATCGACGACGACATCCGCCGCCGGCCGATCGCGCATACGATCGAGGTTTATCTCGGCGACTACGTTGATCGCGGTCCTCAGTCGAAAACGGTGATCGATTTGCTCACGGTTCGGCTGGTTGCCAATGGCGCGGTGTGCCTGCGTGGCAACCACGAGGCCGTGATGGAAGGGTTCCTTCAGGATCCGGCCATTCTGGAGTACTGGCTGCCATTGGGCGGCATGCAGACGCTTGCGTCTTACGGCATCGAGCTGCACGAGAACGAGACAGCCTTCAGCTTGCATCGCCGCTTTCTAGATGCATTTCCTCGCGCTCACGAATTGTTCATGCAGTGCCTGCGCAATCAGTTCAGTTGTGGCGATTTCTTGTTCGTGCATGCAGGCATTCGGCCGGGCGTTCCGCTCGATGATCAAGATCCCAACGATCTGATTTGGATTCGTGACGAGTTCCTCGACGACACGCGAAGCCATAAACGCTTCATCGTGCACGGTCATACGCCGGTCCCGCATCCGGAAATCCGCCGCAACCGAATCAACATCGACACGGGAGCATGGCGGACGGGAGCTTTAACCTGTGTGGCGATTGAAGGATCGACGAAACTCTTCTTATGA
- a CDS encoding sugar transferase, with protein sequence MASIVTANFDRNNVTPIRRERTQISVRPVEFAGGSTRGAYRGRRRSRRVARTEPSSSIAKRVFDIAAASGALLFLAPLLIAIAVAIKATSPGPVLFFQYRYGYRNRRFKIYKFRTMRNDAGDVRGVRQTVQGDARVTPVGRILRKTSLDEIPQLFNVIKGNMSLVGPRPHVPGMLAADFLYEDLVPYYFQRHTARPGITGLAQVNGCRGSTAEFGPAISRIDYDLHYIERWSLRMDVMIIIRTIRKEFLSGSGF encoded by the coding sequence ATGGCCTCGATCGTGACAGCCAACTTCGATCGGAATAACGTCACGCCGATTCGGAGAGAGCGAACCCAGATATCGGTCCGCCCTGTAGAGTTTGCTGGCGGCAGCACGCGTGGCGCGTATCGAGGCCGCCGGCGTTCGCGCCGTGTCGCGCGGACCGAACCGTCGTCGTCGATTGCAAAGCGCGTCTTCGATATCGCCGCGGCAAGCGGCGCGTTACTGTTCCTCGCGCCTCTCCTGATTGCGATTGCCGTGGCAATCAAGGCGACGTCGCCGGGCCCGGTGCTGTTCTTTCAGTACCGCTACGGCTATCGAAACCGCCGCTTCAAGATCTACAAGTTCCGCACCATGCGTAACGATGCCGGCGACGTGCGCGGCGTAAGGCAGACGGTGCAGGGCGACGCGCGCGTGACGCCGGTGGGGCGAATTCTGCGCAAGACCAGCCTCGACGAAATTCCGCAACTGTTCAACGTGATCAAGGGAAATATGTCGCTGGTCGGACCGCGGCCGCACGTGCCGGGAATGCTGGCCGCGGACTTTCTCTACGAAGACCTCGTGCCATATTATTTTCAGCGCCATACGGCGCGGCCGGGCATTACCGGGCTCGCGCAGGTCAACGGTTGCCGGGGAAGCACGGCCGAGTTCGGGCCTGCGATCTCGCGGATCGATTACGATCTCCATTACATCGAGCGGTGGTCGCTGCGCATGGACGTCATGATCATCATCCGCACGATCCGCAAGGAATTCCTGTCGGGAAGCGGATTCTGA
- a CDS encoding FkbM family methyltransferase: protein MNAKQQVKELVKDAFPSIWLQWHFMKRPKSAERELSYLDKLISGDAVTVDVGANCGLYTRRLARLSRQVHAFEPSQQMARLLRRTSARNVSVHEIALSDHDGDAELFIPQGDDGLVYGLASLEARADPSAKTVSAQVPIARLDAVINQDVAFVKIDVEGHELNVLNGAVELLERCQPVFLVEAEDRHRAEATRSVFEFFRDKSYRGFFLKDNDVIGVEQFDSRRLQDADALRPDGGRKDGQCYVNNFFFFPRHLDGESILSS, encoded by the coding sequence ATGAACGCAAAGCAACAGGTCAAGGAACTTGTCAAGGACGCGTTTCCGTCGATATGGCTGCAATGGCATTTCATGAAGCGACCGAAATCGGCGGAGCGGGAACTGTCGTATCTCGACAAGCTGATTTCCGGTGACGCGGTGACGGTGGATGTCGGCGCCAATTGCGGCCTGTACACGCGGCGGCTGGCGCGCCTTTCCAGGCAGGTTCACGCCTTCGAGCCCTCGCAGCAGATGGCAAGGCTGTTGCGCCGAACCTCGGCGCGGAATGTGAGCGTTCACGAGATCGCGCTGTCGGATCATGACGGCGATGCCGAATTGTTCATCCCGCAAGGCGATGACGGCCTGGTCTATGGCCTCGCCTCGCTGGAGGCACGTGCCGATCCGTCGGCCAAAACAGTCTCGGCCCAGGTGCCGATCGCGCGGCTTGATGCTGTGATCAATCAGGACGTGGCGTTCGTGAAGATCGACGTCGAAGGCCACGAGTTGAATGTTCTGAACGGCGCCGTCGAACTTCTGGAGCGGTGCCAGCCGGTGTTTCTGGTGGAGGCGGAGGACCGGCATCGCGCCGAGGCGACGCGATCGGTGTTCGAATTCTTCCGGGATAAATCCTATCGGGGCTTTTTCCTGAAGGACAATGACGTGATCGGGGTGGAGCAGTTCGATTCCCGCAGGCTCCAGGATGCCGATGCGTTGCGACCGGATGGCGGCCGCAAGGACGGGCAGTGCTATGTCAACAACTTCTTTTTCTTTCCCCGTCATCTCGACGGTGAATCGATACTGAGCAGCTAG
- a CDS encoding UDP-glucose dehydrogenase family protein — MHIAMIGAGYVGLVSGACFSDFGHQVVCIDSNAEKVESLNHGEMPIHEPGLAELVARNVGQGRLSFASDLRSAVSEAEVVFIAVGTPSRRGDGHADLSYVYAAAREIAGVLTDRAVVVTKSTVPVGTGDEVERIIREENPTATVTVVSNPEFLREGAAIRDFKHPDRIVIGTDDARARGVMAEVYRPLHLNASPILYTDRRTAELTKYAANSFLATKIAFINEIADLAEKVGANVQEVARGIGLDNRIGQKFLHAGPGFGGSCFPKDAMALIKTGQDNESPVRIVETVVAVNDQRKRAMARKVANAFGGNLRGKSIAVLGVTFKPDTDDMRDAPSIPLITALQDMGAEVRVFDPVGMEQAKRVFENVTFCENAYRCAKGCHALVIVTEWEQFRALDLKELSTIMACSVIVDLRNIYSPEEVRRNGFLYCGVGQPKSVAY; from the coding sequence ATGCATATAGCGATGATTGGCGCCGGCTATGTCGGGCTGGTGTCAGGGGCGTGCTTTTCCGATTTCGGGCATCAGGTCGTCTGTATCGACAGTAACGCCGAGAAGGTTGAAAGCCTCAACCACGGCGAGATGCCGATTCACGAACCGGGGCTGGCCGAACTGGTGGCCCGCAATGTCGGGCAGGGCCGACTGTCATTCGCGAGCGATTTGAGGTCGGCGGTAAGCGAAGCGGAGGTGGTGTTCATCGCGGTCGGCACACCGTCGCGCCGCGGCGACGGCCATGCCGATCTTTCCTATGTCTATGCGGCGGCGCGCGAGATCGCGGGTGTGCTTACCGACCGGGCGGTGGTGGTCACCAAGTCGACGGTTCCGGTCGGGACCGGCGACGAGGTCGAGCGCATCATTCGCGAAGAGAATCCGACCGCGACGGTCACGGTCGTTTCGAATCCCGAATTCCTGCGCGAAGGAGCGGCGATCCGCGACTTCAAGCATCCGGACCGGATCGTCATCGGAACGGATGACGCCCGCGCCCGCGGCGTGATGGCCGAGGTGTACCGGCCGCTTCATCTCAACGCTTCGCCGATCCTCTATACCGATCGCCGCACCGCGGAGCTGACGAAGTACGCAGCGAATTCCTTTCTCGCCACCAAGATCGCGTTCATCAACGAGATTGCGGACCTTGCCGAAAAGGTCGGCGCCAATGTGCAGGAAGTCGCGCGCGGCATCGGTCTCGACAACCGGATCGGCCAAAAATTCCTGCACGCAGGTCCGGGCTTCGGCGGCTCCTGTTTTCCGAAGGATGCGATGGCGCTGATCAAGACCGGCCAGGACAATGAATCGCCGGTGCGAATCGTGGAAACGGTGGTCGCCGTCAACGACCAGCGCAAGCGCGCGATGGCACGCAAGGTCGCCAACGCGTTCGGCGGCAATCTGCGCGGAAAATCCATCGCGGTGCTCGGCGTGACCTTCAAGCCCGACACCGACGATATGCGCGACGCGCCGTCCATTCCGCTGATCACGGCGCTGCAGGACATGGGTGCCGAGGTTCGCGTATTCGATCCCGTCGGCATGGAGCAGGCGAAGAGAGTGTTCGAGAACGTCACCTTCTGCGAGAACGCCTACCGTTGCGCCAAGGGGTGTCACGCGCTCGTTATCGTCACGGAATGGGAGCAGTTTCGGGCGTTGGATCTCAAGGAGCTGTCCACCATCATGGCCTGTTCAGTGATCGTCGATCTGCGCAACATCTACTCTCCGGAGGAGGTGCGGCGGAACGGCTTTCTGTACTGCGGCGTGGGCCAGCCGAAATCGGTGGCGTACTGA
- a CDS encoding NAD-dependent epimerase has product MPDQAILVTGAAGFIGLHVVQRLLQSGHRVVGVDNLNAYYDPRLKAARLDILRNDPRFQFERLDVADRVAMPALFARHRFPVVIHLAAQAGVRYSLLDPHAYVDANLVGFTNILEGCRHNGCRHLLFASSSSVYGANRKLPFSVHDNVDHPISLYAASKKANELMAHSYSHLYGIPCTGLRFFTVYGPWYRPDMALFVFADAIVRGDPVKLFNGGRMLRDFTYVDDVTEALVRLIDRAPQGGQHGLRGAQDPGSSIAPWRIYNVGNNKPQELLHVLDLLEQELGRKAKKELLPMQPGDVPTTYADIDDLVRDVDFRPATPIENGIHRFASWYRSYCDA; this is encoded by the coding sequence ATGCCGGATCAGGCAATTCTGGTAACGGGGGCGGCGGGATTCATCGGATTGCACGTGGTGCAGCGGTTGCTGCAGTCCGGCCATCGCGTCGTCGGGGTCGACAATCTCAACGCCTATTATGATCCGCGGCTGAAGGCGGCCCGGCTCGATATCCTTCGCAACGACCCGCGCTTTCAGTTCGAAAGGCTTGATGTGGCGGATCGCGTCGCGATGCCGGCGCTGTTCGCTCGGCATCGGTTTCCCGTCGTCATCCATCTGGCCGCGCAGGCGGGCGTGCGATACTCGCTTCTAGACCCGCACGCCTATGTCGACGCCAATCTGGTCGGCTTCACCAATATCCTGGAAGGATGCCGGCACAATGGCTGCCGTCATCTGCTGTTCGCATCCTCGTCGTCCGTCTATGGCGCCAACAGGAAGCTGCCGTTCTCGGTGCATGACAATGTGGATCATCCGATCAGCCTGTATGCGGCGAGCAAGAAGGCCAACGAGTTGATGGCCCATTCGTACAGCCATCTCTATGGCATCCCGTGCACCGGCTTGCGGTTCTTCACGGTGTACGGCCCCTGGTATCGCCCCGACATGGCGCTGTTCGTGTTTGCGGACGCGATCGTCCGTGGCGATCCTGTCAAGCTGTTCAACGGCGGGCGGATGCTTCGCGACTTCACCTATGTCGACGACGTGACGGAAGCGCTGGTCCGCCTGATCGATCGCGCGCCGCAAGGTGGGCAGCACGGGCTGCGCGGAGCGCAGGACCCAGGATCGAGCATCGCTCCCTGGCGCATCTACAATGTCGGCAACAACAAGCCGCAGGAATTGCTTCACGTGCTCGATCTCCTCGAGCAGGAACTCGGGCGCAAGGCCAAAAAGGAGTTGCTGCCGATGCAGCCGGGCGACGTGCCGACGACCTATGCCGATATCGATGACCTCGTGCGCGACGTGGATTTCCGCCCGGCAACCCCGATCGAGAACGGCATCCACAGGTTCGCGAGTTGGTATCGCAGCTATTGCGACGCTTGA
- a CDS encoding helix-turn-helix domain-containing protein yields the protein MPISVSTDPIRPAERTAYWTEAICRSFASVETKPLGSAVVSGHFEFVEIGGAKLVRFDSSPQCYTRDARLVNMAGSDEFMFDFQRRGRSSIVQGGNESTIEPGYGVLYDARRPFEDRLFGPEPRVELLIATVPAASLLRSVPEAERLCAKPIPLSGTVARAIAALVRDAICVPDAPARQSEPDIVAYLSAILRLAAGASHELSRTGLFRLIDTYLKANIATIRPAPALAAEFGISERTFHRIFADRTTTFERHILRLRVELFKDLLRQPSLAGVPIARLAHQCGFADAAHATRTFKDRFGATPRDFRASAPAQRTDQASQ from the coding sequence ATGCCGATCAGCGTCTCCACCGACCCGATCCGCCCCGCCGAGCGAACCGCCTATTGGACCGAGGCGATCTGCCGGTCATTCGCCAGTGTCGAGACCAAGCCGCTCGGCTCTGCGGTCGTCAGCGGGCATTTCGAATTCGTCGAAATCGGCGGCGCAAAACTGGTCCGCTTCGACAGCAGTCCGCAATGCTACACCCGCGATGCCCGGCTCGTGAACATGGCCGGTTCGGACGAATTCATGTTCGATTTCCAGCGGCGCGGCCGAAGCTCGATCGTGCAAGGTGGAAACGAAAGCACGATCGAACCGGGATACGGCGTGCTCTACGATGCGCGGCGTCCGTTCGAGGATCGGCTGTTCGGTCCCGAGCCGCGCGTGGAATTGCTGATCGCCACCGTCCCCGCCGCGTCGCTGCTGCGATCCGTCCCCGAAGCGGAGCGACTATGCGCGAAACCTATCCCCTTGTCCGGGACGGTTGCGCGCGCGATTGCCGCGCTGGTACGCGACGCGATCTGCGTGCCGGACGCGCCGGCAAGACAAAGTGAGCCTGACATCGTCGCTTATCTGTCGGCGATACTGCGCCTTGCCGCCGGCGCAAGCCATGAGCTCAGCCGCACTGGCCTGTTCAGGCTGATCGACACATATCTGAAGGCAAACATCGCCACGATCCGGCCGGCGCCGGCACTTGCCGCCGAGTTCGGCATTTCGGAACGGACCTTTCATCGTATCTTCGCCGACCGCACGACCACGTTCGAACGCCATATCCTCCGTCTGCGTGTCGAACTGTTCAAAGACCTGTTGCGGCAGCCTTCGCTGGCCGGCGTTCCGATCGCGAGACTTGCGCATCAATGCGGCTTCGCCGATGCCGCCCATGCCACGCGCACGTTCAAGGACAGATTTGGCGCGACGCCACGGGACTTTCGCGCCAGCGCGCCGGCACAGCGAACTGATCAAGCGTCGCAATAG